A genomic segment from Cyprinus carpio isolate SPL01 chromosome A22, ASM1834038v1, whole genome shotgun sequence encodes:
- the LOC109066375 gene encoding histamine H3 receptor-like has product MVTCFNSSSANSTTVSSDGAPFPGYTMVILAILMIILVVVVVVGNALVILAFVVDKSLRNQCNYFFLNLAISDFLVGAFCIPVYMPYILTGRWMLGRGLCKLWLVMDYLLCTASVFNIVLISYDRFLSVTRAVRYRAQQGVTRLAVVKMLAVWVLAFLLYGPAIIFWELMVGESIVPEDECFAEFYCTWYFLLSASTFEFFSPFISVAFFNFSIYLNIQRRNRSRLAHVEAEKEDGWRVIDGQNSSVFFVKTRKVSSSGPPAVSDAIEDDEEVSPSSSGDPSSTHSVSLTMKTTIKKRGLFSGWVRTRIIRAQEASNQRAPCRSGGHARLSRDKKIAKSLAVIVCVFGVCWAPYTLLMIIRAACSGSCVEHHWYEVTFWLLWLNSAINPFLYPLCHSSFRRAFAKILCPKRQSVRPHEESPSCQ; this is encoded by the exons ATGGTTACCTGCTTCAATTCTTCTAGCGCCAACAGCACGACCGTCAGCTCGGATGGGGCTCCGTTCCCCGGGTACACGATGGTCATTCTGGCGATCCTCATGATAATTCTGGTGGTCGTGGTGGTGGTCGGGAACGCGCTGGTTATTCTGGCCTTCGTCGTGGATAAGAGCCTCAGAAATCAATGCAATTACTTCTTCCTTAATTTGGCTATATCCGACTTCCTTGTTG GAGCTTTTTGCATCCCGGTCTATATGCCCTATATCTTGACGGGGAGGTGGATGCTTGGCCGTGGACTCTGCAAGCTGTGGCTTGTGATGGACTACTTATTGTGCACGGCTTCTGTCTTCAATATCGTCTTAATCAGCTACGATCGCTTCCTGTCCGTTACCCGAGCT GTGAGGTACCGGGCCCAGCAGGGCGTCACTCGTCTGGCAGTGGTCAAGATGTTGGCGGTGTGGGTTTTGGCATTCCTCCTCTACGGACCGGCCATCATCTTCTGGGAACTGATGGTTGGAGAAAGCATCGTTCCGGAGGACGAATGTTTCGCCGAGTTCTACTGCACCTGGTACTTCCTGCTCTCCGCGTCTACCTTCGAGTTCTTCTCTCCGTTCATCTCCGTGGCCTTCTTCAACTTCAGCATCTATCTCAACATCCAGCGGCGGAACCGGAGCCGCTTGGCGCACGTGGAGGCCGAGAAGGAGGACGGCTGGAGGGTCATAGACGGACAGAACTCGTCCGTCTTCTTCGTCAAAACGCGCAAGGTGTCGTCTAGCGGGCCGCCGGCCGTTTCGGACGCGATCGAAGACGACGAAGAGGTTTCGCCGTCGTCCAGCGGCGATCCCAGCAGCACCCACTCCGTGTCTTTGACAATGAAGACCACCATTAAAAAGCGAGGGTTGTTCAGCGGTTGGGTAAGGACGCGCATTATACGAGCGCAGGAAGCATCAAATCAACGCGCCCCTTGCAGAAGCGGAGGACACGCGCGTCTCTCGAGAGATAAGAAGATTGCCAAGTCCTTGGCAGTTatagtgtgtgtttttggggTGTGTTGGGCACCGTACACTCTCCTTATGATCATACGGGCGGCCTGCAGCGGTAGCTGTGTGGAACATCATTGGTACGAAGTCACTTTTTGGCTCCTTTGGCTCAACTCGGCCATCAACCCTTTCCTCTACCCACTTTGCCATAGCAGCTTTCGCCGGGCCTTCGCCAAGATTTTGTGCCCAAAGCGTCAGTCTGTTCGACCACACGAGGAAAGCCCTTCCTGCCAGTGA